From the Nitrobacter hamburgensis X14 genome, one window contains:
- a CDS encoding response regulator, producing the protein MSTTKSRVLVVDDEAAILRFLKPALEANGYDMSSTATVADAVKRIAADAPDIVLLDLGLADGDGKDVLRRVREWSDVPVIVLSARDREAEKIDSLDLGADDYVNKPFNVGELMARMRTALRHRLQRNAETPSLRAGDLEVDVVRHRAMRAGVELKLTPKEFELLSFLAKNAGRVLTHRQILAAVWGVAHTADTQYLRVYIGQLRQKIEDKADDPRIILTEPGIGYRISES; encoded by the coding sequence GTGAGTACGACAAAGTCTCGTGTGCTGGTCGTCGATGACGAGGCGGCGATCCTTCGTTTCCTCAAGCCCGCGCTCGAGGCCAACGGCTACGACATGTCGAGCACCGCCACCGTCGCAGACGCCGTCAAGCGCATTGCCGCCGACGCTCCTGACATTGTGCTGCTCGATCTCGGGTTGGCCGACGGCGACGGCAAGGATGTGCTTCGCCGGGTGCGTGAATGGTCCGATGTGCCGGTGATCGTTCTCTCCGCGCGGGATCGCGAAGCCGAGAAGATCGACTCGCTCGACCTTGGCGCCGATGACTACGTCAACAAGCCTTTCAACGTCGGCGAACTGATGGCGCGGATGCGTACCGCGCTTCGGCACCGCCTGCAGCGCAACGCGGAGACGCCATCGCTGCGAGCTGGCGATCTCGAAGTGGATGTCGTGCGGCACCGCGCGATGCGCGCAGGAGTCGAATTGAAGCTGACGCCAAAGGAATTCGAGCTGCTGTCGTTCCTTGCGAAAAATGCCGGCCGGGTCTTGACCCATCGGCAAATCCTTGCAGCCGTGTGGGGGGTCGCGCACACCGCAGATACGCAGTACCTGCGCGTCTATATCGGCCAGTTGCGGCAGAAAATCGAAGACAAAGCCGATGATCCACGGATCATCCTGACCGAGCCGGGCATTGGGTATCGTATCAGTGAAAGCTAA
- a CDS encoding DUF1254 domain-containing protein, with amino-acid sequence MKKKLLVAFALCCLSSAAVAQAPSADDSLVRSRAVEAVIWGMPAANYDLMLQPALKSGAKENEIIYWSRPVDWHNQTLTPNPDALYFMIFFNTKEAGPIVIDVPPADDGSFAANIDTVWQMPLEDAGPYGADKGAGGKYLILPPGYNDTPPDGYIVVRSETFAGYALFRSNLASHSEADIAKAAKYGKRLKVYPLSQAAAPPETKFTDAKVILYDSTIPYDLRFFRSLDRIVQTEPWQTRDKAMIDQLKSIGIEKGKAFNPDARATTILNGAAADARGVLDRMYDAGFPPFFASSRWAVPAFPALVKAGSSGYAETDMYPVDARALTYSIGYIGIKRLGTAQTYLIAGKDRDGKALGGNKTYRLHVPPNVPVNLYWSVTAYDRQTHALIKNMPRASRASNAAEVQKNADGSVDIYFGPKPPPGKDANWVPTDPQRDFELLFRIYGPKKEFFDRIWVLPDVEKIAAQ; translated from the coding sequence GTGAAGAAGAAACTGCTGGTTGCGTTCGCATTATGCTGCCTCTCGAGTGCTGCCGTCGCGCAAGCGCCATCGGCGGACGATAGCCTCGTGCGCAGCCGCGCCGTCGAGGCGGTCATCTGGGGCATGCCGGCCGCCAACTACGACCTTATGCTTCAGCCGGCGCTGAAATCCGGCGCAAAGGAAAACGAGATCATCTATTGGTCCCGGCCGGTGGATTGGCACAACCAGACGCTTACGCCTAATCCGGACGCGCTTTACTTCATGATTTTCTTCAATACGAAGGAGGCGGGTCCCATTGTGATCGACGTTCCTCCGGCCGACGACGGCTCGTTTGCTGCGAACATCGATACGGTTTGGCAGATGCCTTTGGAAGACGCTGGCCCCTATGGCGCAGATAAGGGCGCGGGCGGCAAGTACCTGATCCTACCGCCTGGCTACAACGATACGCCTCCCGATGGGTACATTGTAGTCCGATCCGAAACCTTCGCTGGATATGCGTTATTCCGCTCGAATCTGGCGAGCCACAGCGAGGCCGATATCGCCAAGGCGGCCAAATACGGCAAGCGGCTCAAGGTCTATCCGCTCTCGCAGGCCGCGGCGCCGCCGGAGACGAAGTTTACCGATGCGAAGGTCATTCTCTACGACTCCACCATTCCCTACGATCTGAGATTCTTCCGATCGCTGGATCGCATCGTGCAAACCGAACCGTGGCAAACGCGCGATAAAGCCATGATCGACCAGCTCAAATCGATTGGAATCGAGAAGGGCAAGGCGTTCAATCCCGATGCGAGAGCGACCACGATTCTGAACGGCGCGGCGGCCGATGCGAGAGGTGTTCTGGACCGTATGTACGATGCCGGGTTCCCGCCGTTCTTTGCAAGCTCGCGCTGGGCGGTGCCGGCATTCCCGGCGCTCGTCAAGGCTGGATCCTCTGGCTACGCGGAGACGGACATGTATCCCGTCGACGCCCGCGCGCTCACCTACAGCATCGGCTACATCGGCATTAAACGTCTCGGCACAGCGCAGACCTACCTCATCGCGGGCAAGGACAGAGATGGGAAAGCGCTAGGCGGCAACAAGACTTACCGCCTGCACGTCCCGCCGAATGTGCCGGTCAACTTGTACTGGTCGGTCACCGCCTACGACCGGCAGACGCATGCGCTTATCAAGAACATGCCGCGCGCAAGCCGCGCCTCCAACGCGGCGGAGGTCCAGAAAAATGCGGACGGCTCCGTGGATATCTACTTCGGTCCGAAACCGCCGCCCGGAAAGGACGCCAATTGGGTTCCGACCGATCCTCAGCGCGATTTCGAGCTGCTGTTCCGAATCTACGGACCGAAGAAGGAATTCTTCGACAGGATTTGGGTGCTGCCGGATGTCGAGAAGATCGCAGCCCAATGA
- a CDS encoding sensor histidine kinase, whose product MSGEPATRASPDALLALAKKEGRGHLKIFLGAAPGVGKTYAMLAAARSEIAGGRNVVVGLVETHGRRETDQMLDGFEVLARKPIVYRNQVMHEFDLDAARARKPGLLLVDEYAHTNVPGSRHPKRWQDIDELLRAGIDVWTTLNIQHLESLNDVVQKISKVRVRETVPDKVFDQADEVVLVDFPPDELLKRLAEGKVYVQDTAARAVENFFKPQNLTALRELAMRRAAERVDASLIERMQAQAIDGPWAAGERILACIGPDPVSPTVVRTAKRLADLMDAPWIAVTVERPGASLNSAARQRLDEVMKLAESLGAETQTLTGADLPAELLRFAKFENVTQIVVGRSRGGFFSELLRRSLPYELVRRTQDIAIHLVTRESDVSEPASGWLLHNRSPLRPLPFVYATLTVAAALAVSKVLTELMPIPNLSMVFMLSVLVSAINFGVWPAIYASVLSFFIYNFFFIPPLYNFTIAEPYELLALVIFLVVAIVTSAMAGRVRDQARVSAGRVRAMRRLYEFTRRLSGLATRDGIAEGAAGEIHASLARPVVVLLAEGDGLALTAAWPPEDALDTATMTAARWAYNHAEPAGADTGTLPIIPWYFVPLRIGDKALGVIGVAKDKDTPPLDSEARTLLDTLSEQTAAALERAALASEMVSARTATETERVRNTLLASVSHDFRTPLSSILGAATSLLSYGDKIGAAAKTDLLGQIKQETEGLDEMVRNLLAITRIDSGALELRRDWIDLREIVERVASAARRRSAPQRIDITMPPDLPLVRADAALAEQAIGNVVANAIVHTSKETHIVIDAQSGLSDITVRVTDNGPGIGSDILPHVFNRFVRGNGADDVHDGGEGTGLGLAIARGIMEAHGGSITVDSPVEGQPGARFVMVFPREDGAT is encoded by the coding sequence ATGTCCGGCGAGCCGGCCACACGAGCCTCACCCGACGCGCTGCTGGCCCTCGCCAAAAAGGAGGGACGCGGCCATCTGAAGATTTTTCTCGGCGCCGCGCCGGGCGTCGGCAAGACCTACGCGATGCTGGCGGCGGCACGCAGCGAGATTGCCGGTGGTCGCAACGTTGTCGTGGGGCTCGTGGAAACCCACGGCCGCCGCGAGACCGACCAGATGCTCGACGGCTTTGAGGTGCTCGCGCGCAAACCGATCGTCTATCGCAATCAGGTGATGCACGAGTTCGACCTCGATGCCGCGCGGGCGCGCAAACCGGGCCTGCTGCTGGTCGACGAATACGCTCACACCAACGTGCCGGGCAGCCGGCACCCCAAGCGCTGGCAGGACATCGATGAACTGTTGCGGGCAGGGATCGACGTCTGGACCACGCTGAACATTCAGCATCTCGAAAGCCTCAACGACGTCGTCCAGAAAATCAGCAAGGTGCGCGTGCGCGAGACCGTGCCCGATAAGGTCTTCGATCAAGCGGACGAGGTCGTGCTGGTCGACTTTCCGCCGGACGAATTGCTGAAGCGCCTCGCGGAAGGCAAGGTCTACGTTCAGGATACCGCCGCGCGCGCCGTCGAGAATTTCTTCAAGCCGCAAAACCTGACGGCGCTGCGCGAACTCGCCATGCGCCGCGCGGCCGAGCGGGTGGATGCATCCCTGATCGAGCGGATGCAGGCGCAGGCGATCGATGGGCCTTGGGCGGCCGGCGAACGTATTCTGGCATGTATCGGTCCCGATCCGGTGTCGCCCACCGTGGTTCGTACCGCCAAGCGGCTCGCAGACCTGATGGATGCGCCGTGGATCGCGGTGACGGTCGAGCGGCCCGGTGCCAGCCTCAATAGTGCGGCCCGTCAACGTCTCGATGAGGTGATGAAGCTGGCGGAAAGTCTGGGCGCGGAGACGCAAACCCTGACTGGTGCCGATCTCCCTGCCGAGTTACTGCGCTTTGCGAAATTCGAGAACGTCACCCAGATCGTGGTCGGCCGCTCGCGCGGTGGATTTTTCAGCGAACTGCTGCGCCGGTCGCTGCCGTACGAACTGGTCCGGCGAACACAGGACATCGCCATTCATCTGGTCACGCGCGAAAGCGATGTGTCCGAACCGGCGTCGGGCTGGTTGCTGCACAACAGGAGTCCGCTGCGTCCACTTCCGTTCGTCTACGCCACCCTGACGGTGGCTGCGGCGCTCGCCGTCAGCAAAGTATTGACCGAACTGATGCCGATCCCGAATCTGTCGATGGTGTTCATGCTATCGGTGCTGGTGAGCGCCATCAACTTCGGCGTCTGGCCCGCGATCTACGCCTCGGTGCTGTCATTCTTCATCTACAACTTCTTCTTCATTCCGCCGCTCTACAACTTCACGATTGCCGAGCCCTATGAACTGCTGGCGCTGGTCATCTTCCTGGTCGTCGCGATTGTTACCTCCGCGATGGCAGGTCGGGTGCGGGATCAGGCGCGCGTATCCGCGGGCCGGGTTCGCGCCATGCGCCGACTCTACGAATTCACACGCCGCCTGTCGGGATTGGCGACACGGGACGGCATTGCTGAAGGCGCGGCCGGGGAAATTCATGCCAGCCTGGCGCGGCCGGTCGTGGTGCTGCTGGCGGAGGGCGATGGTCTTGCCCTGACCGCAGCCTGGCCGCCGGAAGATGCGCTGGATACGGCGACCATGACGGCCGCGCGTTGGGCCTACAACCATGCGGAACCCGCGGGCGCCGACACCGGGACCTTGCCGATCATCCCGTGGTATTTCGTTCCGCTGCGAATCGGCGACAAAGCCCTCGGCGTCATCGGCGTTGCAAAGGACAAGGATACGCCGCCCCTCGATTCGGAGGCGCGTACCTTGCTCGACACGTTATCCGAGCAAACCGCCGCGGCGCTTGAAAGGGCCGCATTGGCAAGCGAGATGGTGAGCGCCAGGACAGCGACCGAAACCGAGCGCGTTCGCAATACGCTGCTGGCCTCGGTTTCGCATGATTTCCGGACGCCGCTGTCCTCCATTCTTGGCGCCGCAACCAGCTTGCTGAGCTACGGCGACAAGATCGGTGCCGCAGCCAAGACCGATCTGCTCGGGCAGATCAAGCAGGAGACCGAAGGGCTTGATGAGATGGTTCGTAACCTGCTTGCGATCACGCGCATCGATTCCGGGGCGCTCGAACTGCGCCGTGACTGGATCGACCTGCGCGAGATCGTCGAACGCGTGGCCAGCGCCGCGCGGCGGCGCAGCGCACCGCAACGTATCGATATTACGATGCCGCCCGATCTTCCGCTGGTTCGTGCCGATGCGGCGCTGGCGGAGCAGGCGATCGGCAATGTCGTGGCCAATGCAATTGTGCATACGTCGAAGGAGACGCACATCGTGATCGATGCGCAGTCCGGATTGTCAGACATAACCGTACGCGTGACCGACAACGGGCCCGGAATCGGGTCCGATATACTGCCGCACGTCTTCAACCGGTTCGTCAGGGGAAACGGTGCGGACGACGTGCATGACGGCGGGGAGGGAACGGGCCTCGGTCTTGCGATCGCAAGGGGAATTATGGAGGCTCATGGCGGATCGATTACCGTCGACAGCCCCGTGGAGGGGCAGCCCGGTGCCCGGTTCGTGATGGTCTTTCCGCGAGAGGACGGCGCAACGTGA
- a CDS encoding helix-turn-helix domain-containing protein, producing MVQRLWVSSCGLNGFEGLHQAVQGSHIDVMQLGHGKMRGTLSHVGIGEFSLSVGSFNLGVRTQRTSSDEKLIVGMLLSAKDRVTHFAFDMRPADVLVIPPAIEHDGIFHGASSYAALRFDLSDVVSMFAGEARLSDPATWYEKNRYRANQSAQTATARLPQIVSRLAQHQDALTEASADFWKRAIVDCFTATIFQSLPPDETRTLPSALRLVHNVEDYLAAADARPVHVSELCAAFRVSRRGLHRAFHDVFGVGPVTFLRHKRLCAIHSALIDSSPGDTTVAKVALQQGFVELGRFSHYYHALFGEYPSETLELRGAESRGLSATHRVSKHPRMTTNRPRFARETLNKPLLELAKIQRPFKADADCD from the coding sequence ATGGTCCAACGCCTCTGGGTCAGCAGTTGCGGCTTGAATGGCTTCGAGGGCCTGCATCAGGCCGTGCAGGGTTCGCACATTGACGTCATGCAACTCGGACACGGCAAGATGCGCGGCACGCTATCGCATGTCGGCATCGGTGAGTTCTCCCTCAGCGTCGGCTCATTCAACCTCGGCGTTCGCACCCAACGTACCTCCAGCGACGAGAAGCTGATCGTCGGAATGCTGCTCTCGGCGAAAGACCGCGTCACCCATTTTGCCTTCGACATGCGTCCGGCAGACGTGCTGGTGATTCCACCGGCAATCGAACATGACGGCATTTTTCACGGCGCCTCGTCCTATGCAGCGCTGCGCTTCGATCTGTCCGATGTCGTGTCTATGTTCGCCGGTGAAGCGCGCTTGAGCGATCCCGCGACCTGGTACGAGAAAAACCGTTACCGTGCCAACCAGTCCGCCCAGACCGCAACGGCCCGCCTGCCGCAGATCGTCTCCCGCCTCGCGCAGCATCAGGACGCGCTGACGGAAGCGTCCGCTGATTTCTGGAAGCGCGCCATCGTCGATTGTTTCACCGCGACGATCTTTCAATCGTTGCCGCCGGACGAGACCCGCACGCTGCCTTCGGCGCTGCGGCTCGTGCACAATGTAGAGGACTATCTGGCTGCCGCTGACGCGCGTCCGGTGCATGTATCGGAGCTTTGCGCGGCGTTCCGCGTATCGCGGCGCGGGCTGCACCGCGCCTTTCATGACGTGTTCGGCGTCGGGCCCGTGACGTTTCTCCGTCACAAGCGGCTTTGCGCGATTCATTCCGCACTAATTGACAGTTCGCCGGGCGATACCACTGTCGCCAAGGTCGCCCTGCAACAGGGCTTCGTGGAACTGGGCCGCTTCTCTCATTATTATCACGCGTTGTTCGGCGAATACCCCTCAGAGACGCTGGAACTACGGGGCGCCGAGAGTCGCGGACTGAGCGCAACACACCGCGTATCCAAACATCCACGGATGACTACCAACCGCCCCCGTTTCGCACGAGAAACTTTAAACAAACCGCTCTTGGAGTTGGCGAAGATCCAGCGCCCCTTCAAAGCAGATGCCGACTGTGATTGA
- a CDS encoding HAD family hydrolase, giving the protein MVASLASVIRNTVFVVLLGLDCVILPHSNALAQSDPLPSWNGGAVKTSITDFVARVTTQGGTDFVPPAERIAVFDNDGTLWCEQPIYFQAAFAFDRVKAMAPQHPEWKSQQPFKAFLSGDRKVLSEQGEKGLLTLVAVAHSGMTTDEFAKSVADWLATAKHPRFNRPYNELVYQPMVELLTYLRANGFKTFIVSGGGVEFMRVWAEKAYGIPPEQVVGSSGVTQYRLDDAGRPSLLKTAKVQFIDDGPGKPAGINMMIGRRPILAFGNSDGDLQMLQWTTAGTGARFAGIVHHTDAAREYAYDRPSKIGQLDKAWEEAKAKGWTVVDMKQDWKIVFPDRP; this is encoded by the coding sequence ATGGTTGCGTCCCTTGCGTCCGTCATTCGGAACACCGTCTTCGTTGTGCTGCTGGGACTCGATTGCGTCATCCTTCCACATTCCAACGCCCTCGCACAGAGTGACCCGCTGCCGTCCTGGAATGGCGGTGCGGTCAAGACATCAATCACCGATTTCGTCGCGCGGGTCACGACACAGGGTGGCACGGATTTCGTGCCGCCCGCCGAGCGTATCGCCGTGTTCGACAATGACGGCACGCTATGGTGCGAGCAGCCGATCTATTTCCAGGCCGCCTTCGCGTTCGACCGCGTCAAGGCGATGGCGCCACAACATCCGGAATGGAAAAGCCAGCAGCCGTTCAAGGCGTTCCTCTCCGGTGACAGGAAGGTGTTGTCCGAGCAGGGCGAGAAGGGTCTGCTGACGCTAGTGGCCGTGGCGCATAGCGGCATGACCACGGATGAATTCGCAAAGTCGGTCGCCGACTGGCTCGCGACCGCAAAACATCCGCGCTTCAACCGACCCTATAACGAGCTGGTCTATCAGCCGATGGTCGAACTGCTGACTTACCTCCGCGCCAACGGCTTCAAGACCTTTATCGTGTCCGGTGGCGGCGTGGAGTTCATGCGGGTGTGGGCCGAAAAGGCCTACGGCATTCCGCCCGAGCAGGTGGTCGGCTCATCCGGCGTCACGCAGTACCGGCTCGACGACGCAGGCAGGCCGTCATTGCTGAAGACGGCCAAGGTGCAATTCATCGATGACGGTCCGGGCAAGCCCGCCGGCATCAACATGATGATCGGCCGCCGTCCGATCCTCGCCTTCGGCAATTCGGATGGCGATCTTCAGATGCTGCAATGGACCACAGCGGGAACCGGGGCGCGCTTTGCCGGGATCGTGCACCACACGGATGCGGCGCGTGAATATGCCTACGACCGACCGTCGAAGATCGGGCAACTCGACAAGGCGTGGGAGGAGGCGAAGGCGAAAGGCTGGACCGTCGTCGACATGAAGCAGGACTGGAAGATTGTGTTTCCGGACAGACCTTGA
- a CDS encoding formylglycine-generating enzyme family protein, translating to MSVAPVEPQLLGPAADGERTADMVWIPGGTFRMGSDHHYPEEAPSHRVTVDGFWIDKTPVTNRQFKQFVRATGHVTVAEVPPDPKDYPGALPEMIYAGSLVFAPPSGPVDLREWARWWTFMKGADWRHPYGPKSNINVQDHHPVVHIAYADALAYADWAGKALPTEAEWEFAARGGLEETEFAWGNEFTPNGRHMANTWQGEFPRQNLAEDGYERTSPVTAFPPNGYGLHDMIGNVWEWTSDWYTPKHDADAPKACCIPENPRGGREDASYDPCQPSIKIPRKVLKGGSHLCAPNYCRRYRPAARHAEPVDTSTSHVGFRCVTRNSLRNDLQLLCEERRVQ from the coding sequence ATGTCAGTTGCACCGGTCGAACCCCAGTTGCTTGGACCTGCGGCGGACGGTGAGCGGACGGCAGATATGGTTTGGATTCCGGGCGGGACCTTCCGCATGGGGTCGGATCATCATTATCCGGAAGAAGCGCCGAGCCATCGCGTGACGGTTGATGGCTTCTGGATCGACAAAACACCTGTCACGAACCGGCAGTTCAAACAGTTCGTGAGAGCCACAGGCCATGTCACCGTTGCAGAGGTGCCGCCGGATCCCAAAGACTATCCTGGTGCACTGCCTGAGATGATCTATGCGGGTTCGCTGGTGTTCGCACCGCCGTCCGGTCCCGTCGACCTGCGCGAATGGGCGCGGTGGTGGACGTTCATGAAGGGCGCCGACTGGCGGCATCCTTATGGACCGAAGAGCAACATCAACGTGCAGGACCATCATCCGGTGGTCCACATCGCCTATGCCGACGCGCTGGCTTATGCGGATTGGGCCGGCAAGGCGTTGCCGACCGAGGCCGAGTGGGAGTTTGCCGCGCGTGGCGGGCTGGAGGAGACGGAATTCGCGTGGGGGAATGAATTCACGCCGAACGGCCGCCACATGGCCAACACCTGGCAGGGCGAGTTCCCGCGGCAGAACCTGGCTGAAGACGGCTACGAACGCACGTCACCCGTGACGGCGTTTCCGCCAAACGGTTACGGCCTGCACGACATGATCGGCAATGTGTGGGAGTGGACCAGCGACTGGTACACCCCAAAACACGATGCCGATGCGCCGAAGGCCTGCTGCATCCCTGAGAACCCGCGCGGCGGCAGAGAGGACGCGAGTTACGATCCCTGCCAGCCCAGTATTAAAATCCCTCGCAAAGTTCTCAAAGGCGGCTCGCACCTCTGCGCGCCGAACTATTGCCGCCGCTACCGGCCGGCCGCACGCCACGCCGAACCGGTCGATACGTCGACGAGCCATGTCGGATTTCGCTGTGTGACAAGGAACTCGCTACGCAATGACCTTCAACTTCTTTGCGAAGAACGGAGAGTGCAATGA
- a CDS encoding K(+)-transporting ATPase subunit C has protein sequence MLKELRPAIVILVALTIITGLIYPLAMTGAAQVLFPYQAQGSLIEQGGKTIGSALIGQSFTADRYFHGRPSATTAPDPKDASKTVPAPYNAVNSMGSNLGPTSKALADRLRQDVATLKAQNPSAAVPVDLVTASGSGLDPDISPQAARFQVPRVAKARNLPEAEVETLIDSRTEGRDLGFLGEPRVNVLKLNLALDRMAASGQPR, from the coding sequence ATGTTGAAAGAACTGCGCCCGGCCATCGTCATCCTCGTCGCGCTGACGATCATCACCGGCCTGATCTATCCGCTGGCCATGACCGGCGCCGCCCAGGTGCTGTTTCCCTATCAGGCACAGGGAAGTCTGATCGAGCAGGGCGGCAAGACCATCGGCTCGGCCTTGATTGGACAGTCATTCACGGCGGACAGGTATTTTCATGGCCGTCCCTCGGCGACGACTGCGCCTGATCCGAAGGACGCCTCAAAGACCGTGCCGGCTCCCTACAATGCAGTTAATTCGATGGGATCCAATCTCGGGCCCACCAGCAAGGCGCTGGCCGATCGCCTCCGGCAGGACGTCGCCACCTTGAAGGCGCAAAATCCCTCGGCGGCGGTTCCGGTCGATCTTGTGACCGCATCGGGTAGCGGCCTCGATCCCGATATCTCTCCGCAAGCGGCCCGGTTTCAGGTGCCGCGGGTCGCGAAAGCGCGAAATCTGCCGGAAGCAGAGGTCGAGACCCTGATCGACAGCCGGACCGAGGGGCGTGATCTTGGCTTCCTCGGCGAGCCGCGCGTAAATGTGCTGAAGCTGAACCTGGCGCTGGATAGAATGGCGGCGTCTGGTCAGCCAAGGTAA
- a CDS encoding plasmid pRiA4b ORF-3 family protein: MTADTIARLKITLDDVEPLVLRRIEVPFNIRLDRLHEVLQAAMGWTNSHLYEIRAGGAGWGLTDPDWPDGPLDARKARLDDIVEDTGAKTLRYLYDFGDGWEHIIKIERLVDPVPGERYPRLLEASGRCPPEDVGGPPGYAETLEAINDPRHERHDECKEWMPENFDPVIVNVEAIADELAALAKHWSRKPARQSKSN, translated from the coding sequence ATGACCGCCGACACCATCGCCCGCCTCAAGATTACCCTTGACGATGTCGAGCCCCTGGTTCTGCGTCGTATCGAGGTCCCATTCAACATTCGACTGGACCGCCTGCATGAGGTGCTGCAGGCAGCCATGGGATGGACCAATAGCCATCTCTACGAAATCCGCGCTGGCGGCGCCGGCTGGGGCCTCACCGATCCTGATTGGCCTGACGGACCGCTCGATGCACGAAAGGCAAGGCTCGACGACATTGTCGAAGACACCGGCGCAAAGACGCTACGCTATCTCTATGACTTCGGTGACGGTTGGGAGCACATCATAAAGATCGAACGTCTCGTCGATCCTGTACCCGGCGAGCGCTATCCACGCTTGCTGGAGGCCAGCGGGCGATGCCCTCCCGAAGATGTTGGCGGACCGCCTGGCTATGCCGAAACCCTCGAAGCCATCAACGATCCGCGGCACGAGCGCCATGACGAATGCAAGGAATGGATGCCAGAAAACTTCGATCCAGTCATCGTCAACGTCGAAGCGATCGCCGATGAGCTCGCCGCACTTGCCAAACACTGGTCTCGGAAACCTGCTAGGCAATCCAAATCAAACTAA
- a CDS encoding sulfatase-like hydrolase/transferase encodes MMEHDDTVGTLLKALDDMGIANDTIVVYSSDNGPHMNTWPDGAMTWFRSEKNTNWEGAFRVPCLVRWPGSIKPGTVSNELMSHNDWIPTLCAIAGEPDIVNKLKAGYTANGINYKVHLDGYDQSSFLRNVSGSAANNNGTKSARNAFFYSNDDGLLVAYRQGDYKCVFSEQRMQGTMGLWAEPFTTLRLQKIFNLYQDPFERADFTSNTFWDWQIDHVGFIYGVMDDVFQFVATFKEFPPRSFPPSFNPASILGDEMDSIKRRESFKKNLDLDRIRGGLNRMIDQQIQQRGVK; translated from the coding sequence ATGATGGAGCACGACGACACGGTCGGCACACTGCTCAAAGCGCTGGATGACATGGGCATCGCGAACGATACCATCGTCGTCTACTCGAGCGATAATGGTCCTCACATGAATACGTGGCCGGACGGCGCCATGACCTGGTTCCGCTCGGAGAAAAACACCAATTGGGAAGGTGCGTTCCGGGTGCCTTGCCTGGTGCGCTGGCCGGGCTCCATTAAACCCGGTACCGTCTCGAATGAACTGATGAGCCACAACGACTGGATACCGACCCTCTGCGCCATTGCGGGCGAGCCGGACATCGTCAACAAGCTCAAGGCGGGCTACACCGCGAACGGCATCAACTATAAGGTGCACCTCGATGGTTACGATCAATCGAGCTTCCTGCGCAATGTGAGCGGTAGCGCGGCGAATAACAACGGCACCAAGAGCGCTCGCAATGCGTTCTTCTATTCGAACGACGATGGCTTGCTGGTGGCCTATCGGCAGGGCGACTACAAATGTGTGTTCTCTGAGCAACGTATGCAAGGCACGATGGGTCTGTGGGCGGAACCGTTCACGACGCTCCGATTGCAAAAAATCTTCAACCTGTATCAGGATCCATTCGAACGCGCAGACTTCACATCCAATACCTTCTGGGACTGGCAAATCGATCACGTCGGCTTCATCTATGGCGTCATGGATGACGTCTTTCAGTTCGTGGCGACGTTCAAGGAGTTTCCGCCGCGCTCATTCCCGCCGAGCTTCAATCCGGCGAGCATTCTGGGAGACGAGATGGATAGCATCAAGCGCAGGGAGTCGTTCAAGAAGAACCTCGACCTCGACCGCATCCGCGGTGGGTTGAACAGGATGATCGACCAGCAAATCCAGCAACGCGGGGTTAAATAG